The genome window ATATACTCTCCTGGCGAAGAGCCGTTGCCGGAAGATTTGATCATTGGTTCTATGTCATTCCAGGAAATAGAGCCGGGCAACCAAACCGATATATGGGCGATGTTTTGCCCTGATTTTGAAAATACATATGCCTCAGCTCTTTTATATGGGCTTGAAGTTCAAGTTACCGTAGATGCATGTGATGTTTTTGAGCATTCTATGACACCCTTTACTTTTTCATTTAAGGTTAGAGATGTTCCACCCGATTTGCCTGCGCAATTCACCGCTGTTGATGACGGTATACTTACTAGAACGTTGATTGAGGGGGAGATGGCCGGAACGAAGATGGTATATTCTGAGACTTTAATTCCAGAACCGTATTTTGGTTTGTCGGAGGAGATTCCGTCTTTGCCCTCTGAGACAGGAGGTTATGGACTTGCGCTCAACCTGAACCCATCAGGATTGGTTTTCGATGAATGTTTAACGATTCTTATTCCAGTTCCTGGAGAAACGAATCTCGAGAAATACGATATATGGCACTATGAGGAAACGACAGGCTGGTTAAGAGCGGAAGTGGGTGATGGATGGCTTGCTTCTCGAACCGATCATGCCACCGGTTTCCCTGATCCAACTATAGAAGTATGCGTGAATTATTTCTCGGGTTTGCAGCCGGCGACCGCTGCTGTTCCTACCGGCGGCGGTGGTGGTGGAGGAGGTGGCTGCTTTATTGCGACCGCGGCTTACGGTTCGAAAACGGGAGCCGATGTAATGGTTCTCAGGAGGTTCAGGGATAGGTATTTGCTGCCAAACAAACTCGGCCAGTTCGTTGTCAACTACTATTACAAGGTAAGTCCGCCGATTGCGGAATATATTTCCAGGCATGAAGCGATGAGATCGGCGACGCGAATTGTACTGAAGCCTGTAGTGTGGGAATGCAGTTTCATCGTTAATTCTCCTTCTCTCGCAGGCTTCGCAGTTGTTCTCTTGTGCGGCTTCGTGGTGAGTATTGGAGTGACAAGACGCATTTCTCGTAAAAACACTCTCTGATCTCTTGTGGTGCCCCCTCATCTGATTGATGGGTGAGGGGGGCATCTTTTTTAGAAAGCGGTCGGCAAGCCTTGGTGACAACAGCACAATTGAAAGTCCACAGGCGGATAGGCTGAGCCCGTGCCACCGGAAGCTTTACGGTGAATCAGATCGACACCAGCAGGACGGCGATGATGCTGGAGAAGAAGATGCCATCGAAGGTGCCGGCCCCGCCAATCGAGACGAATTCCGAGCCGAGCACGGCGATGTTGCCGAGGTTGAGGAGGTCGGCCCCGATCAGGGTTCCGAGGCTGCCGGAAATATACGCGATCTGCGGCGCCTCTTTTCGGCACAGCAGAATTGCGCATAGCGCTGCCGTGACCGGCGGAATGAATGCCGGAATCGTGATGCCGACGCCCGGCACCAATGTGGCGAAATAGAAGGAAAGCGCCGAGACGACGACGACCGCCAGAACTGCTCGGAGCACGTGGTCCATCTTCACGAGCAAAAAAATGGATACCAGCGTAGGTATGAGCGCTCCTCCGACATTGATCGCGACCGTGACGCCGTGCGCGGGCACGAATATCTCAAATCCATAGCTATTTATCTGGTTTTCGACCGTCGGAACGTGACCCGGCAATTCAAATAATGGAATATTGACGGCACTCCCGATAAAGGACAGCAGCAGCACGAGAAAAACATAGCGGTGGTTGATTCCGATCTTTTCAAATGCATAATGAATGACGTTGACTTCGATAAGGAGAAAAACGAGCAGAAGGAGCAGCGCGACCAGCACTCCGACGGACCCGTAAAACGGAAAATAGGGAACCATTCTGCGCTTTTTCTCCTTTATGAGGATGAGCACGGATGCCGCCGAAAGTTCATGGATTACCGGGTTCTCAATAAAGCGTGTCATGCAGGGTGGGGGAGCGCTATGAGGAAAAGAACTGATTGAAAAGCCGTTTTGGTTAGACCAATTGCAGATAAAGCAGAAGCATTAGCACAGCCGCCATTGAAGCCGCGAAAAGCATGTCCGCCCGCGAGCGCGGCCGCTCATCGAGGACGTAAAATCTTCCATCAAACCCGCGGCATAACATCGCCGCATGGATCGCCTGCGCTTTTTCATAGCTTACAATCAACAGCAATCCGATCAGGTGGGCATATGCCTTATATGTCCGCAGATTGTTTGTCGGTCGAAACCCGCGCATTGTCATGGCCGCCTTCATCCATCCGTACTCGCGCTCGATTTCCGAAAGATAGCGAAGCATGAAGAGCAATATCTGCACGATCTTGGCGGGCACGCGCAGGCGGTGCAGCCCGCGCGCGATCTCGGCCGGCCGATTCGTTGCAAGAAGCGCAATGCCGGCGGCTACGATCGCATTCGATTTGATTGTGAGGATGAGCGCAAGCGAAAATCCGTCGGGCGCGATGCCGACCGGCCCGAGTTGAATGGGCGCCGCGCCCGCGAGCCTGATCGGGAGCGTGAGCCACAAAAACAGCACGAAGAAATTCACTATCACCAGACGCCGCAGGAGCGGGCGGACGGGCAACTGCGCCTGCACGATCAGGACAAAGGCCGCGCATGCGGCCGAGGCCAGAGCGGGATGGCGGCTCAGCAGGGCCGTCACGACCGAAAATCCCGTCGCTGAAATGATCTTCACGCGCGGGTCGAGCCGGTGAATCCAGGACGAGCCGGCGGAAAAATCCTGTTCGAGCATATTACCCTTTTCGCCTGCTGCGCAGGTAGGCGATGAGCCCCATGATTCCGACGATGTAACCGATGCCGCCGATGATATCCACCAGACGCCTGCGGTCGCGCTCCGCCTCGAACGCCCGCCGCAACGGGGCCACCTGCCGCGCGACTGCGCGGTCTATCATCTGTTCGAAAGCGGTGAGGTCGGCAGTTTCCTCGATCGCCGGCATTTCTTCAGCCGCAGGCGATGGTTCGACTATTTCGGGTCCGCTCTCCGCCGTTTTTGCCATTTCTCCCTCTTTTGGAGGGAGCGGAATTCCCCATGCGGCGGGAAGATCGGCGGCAGGCAGCACGTATTCGGCCTGGTGGCCCATCGATGCGTTCAGCCTGATGAGAAGATCGGACCGCACCGGCGGCTTGAACCGGAAGCTGCCGTGCGCGTCCGTCTTTCCTTCAAGGAGTTTCTTCCCGTTCGCATCGAAAACTTCGATCGCCGAATCGGCGCATTTGCGGCCGTCCGCGAAGTACGTTTCCGCGATCACCTCGCCGCCTTCGACATAGGCGAAGACATTCACCTTATGCGCCCACGCCGGCGCCGGAACGGCCAGAATCGCCGGCAGCAGAACCGCGGCAATCAGGAGATTTCTATACACGGGTATGCGTTCGCTCATGGGGCGCCTCCAGGACTTCGATCTTTACCTTTTTCAGAAAGCCGACGACGAGCATGGTCAGTATTCCTTCAATAATCATGATCGGAACGTGCGCCAGCACAATGATACGGGCGGCCACAAGAAAGGAGTTCCCTGATAATAATAACGTAAATGCGACCAGAATGCCGCTCAATGCTATGGCCGCGGCTCCGGCAAGAAAGGATGCCGCCGCCGAGACCGCCGCCCGCTTTCCCCTTACGAGGCGGCCAAACAACAGATAGCAGACGACTGCGGGCAAAGCCAGATTGAACGTGTTGACACCGAGCGTGGTTAACCCGCCGAATTGAAAGACGATCGCCTGCAGAAAAAGCGCTGACAAAACAGCAGGGAATGCCGCCCATCCGAGCAGGATGCCGGTGAGCCCGTTGAGCACAAGATGCATGCTGGCGGGGCCGACCGGCACGTGAATCAGCGAGGCTACAAAGAAAGCGCTCGCGGTGATCGCGACCTGCGGAATGCGGTCGTAATCCATCTTCCGCAAGCCGCAGGCGACGCCGGCCGCGGTCAAGCCGGTGCCGGTTATCAATACAGGAGCTGTGAGAACGCCTTCCGAAATATGCATTCAATCACCTGACTTCTTATCTTGTATTCCGGACTCCGGATCGGAGTCTTTACCAGAGAGATTCTTCGTCGCGTTGCTCCTCAGTAACGACAATCCTGGGTGCCCGGCTGGAGGTCCGTGCGGTCGGGCACGTCCCGCCGTGCCCCTACATCCATGAAAGCTTGTCCCGGACCCGATCCGGGATCTGCGGGAATCCGCGGATATCGCGCCTTTCTGCGGATCTCCTGCGACACCGGCAACTCCACCAGGGTTACACCATGATTTTTTATCCGCAGATTACGCAGATTCTCACAGATTAAAGACCGACATTTCAACGACAAAAAATTCTTGAGCATTTGTCGTTTTCCTCTTCGTATCTTTTGGTCCCGAAGATTGTCATTTAGGCTTTTTCCGGAATCCGTGTAAACTTGTCCCGGACTCCGATCCGGGATCTGCGAAATCTGCGGATTAATAGTCTTTGTCTTTAATCCGTGTTAATCCGTGGTCCAATAATCTTTGTGGTTAATCCGCGAAAGCCGGGATCTGCGAAATCTGCGGATACATCTCTTGGATTTTATGAATCTCATTTCATGTCGCGGACATTGATCCACATGAGCCCGCCGACCTCGACCGGTACTTCCTCGCCGTCCGGGTTCTTCAGTTTGTGCTCGCTTTCGCTCAAGGCCGAGAATCCCCACCAGCCCGCGCGCGGCATCGCATAACTGAATACGCCGCCGGCGTCGGTCTTGATGACCTGCGTGATGAACGGATCGGCGGGCGGCTGCACCTTGCCGTCCTGATTGTAATATTCGACCTCGACCTCGGCAAACGGGAGCGGTACTCCATTTTTCTTCACAATTCCGCGGAACAGGTTGCCCGCCCACAGGCCGTACGGGCGCGTCAGCGGCACGATCTCCATTTCGTATCCGAGCTCCGCGTCCCAGCCTTCTTCGAGTCCAAGCGCGTTCACCACGACTTTCGTGTAATGAACGATCATCAGTCCTTCGGCCGGCTCCCAATACGGCGCGGGCTTCACATAGAAGACGTGGTCGCCGGGGCGTCGTATCGTATAGCTGGCCTGGAAGGCCGAGCGTCCTTTGCAGGGCGCGCCCTCGAGCGACTTCAGCAGGTCATGTTTCTTGCCGCCCGCGAAGACGCCGAATTCCGCCGGTTCGGCCATATCCATCGCTGTTCCTTCCATCGGATGAATGAACATGAGCCTGAGGCTCACCTCCTTGTTGTCAGCCGGAGAGACGATATCGGTGGACGGAACGAGCATCTGGAAATGACCGTATGCCGGCGCAGCAACTGAGAACAGCATCAGGAAAACGAATGGGGTGATCTTGTTCATTTGTCGGCTCCTTTTTGTGGAATGTTTTTCCTGGTTTCGGTAATAAGAGAGATTCTTCGTCGCCTTGCTCCTCAGAATGACAACCGCCAACTCCACAGGCTGGAAGCCTGTGCCACCATGCCTTTTCAAACGTCTTTCAGTTTTCCCAAAAAATTCGTCTAATTCAGTAATTCGTGGCCCAAAATGTTTTTCAGTTATTCGTCTCATTCGTGCTTCTTATTCGTGTTCCAATATGTTTGTCTTTAATCCGAGTTAATCTGCGAAATCTGCGGACTAACAGTCTTTGTCTTTAATCCGTGTTAATCCGTGGTCCAAACGTCTTTCAGCTTTTCCTCAAGAAATTCGTCTCATTCGTGCTTCTTATTCGTGTTCCAATATGTTTGTCTTTAATCCGAGTTAATCTGCGAAATCTGCGGACTAATAGTCTTTGTCTTTAATCCGTGTTAATCCGTGGTCCAATAATCTTTGTCTTAATCCGCGAAAGCTTCTCCCGGACCCGATCCGGGATCTGCGAAATCTGCCGATTCGCAGCCTTTGCCTTTCCTCAGAAATCCACCTGCGCGCGAGTGCCGAGGATAATGATGGTATCGTTGTCGTCGTTGCCGCCGGGGTTGGATATCAGCTGTATGTCGGGCGACAGACGCAGCCACTCGTTCAATGCAATCGAATAATACGCTTCCACGAGCGTTTCGGTGTCGTCGGGTTCCACGTCGTCATTGATAAGCGCCTGCGCCAATGCCACACCGGCGACGTCTCCTTCGCGTCCCCACTTCTGGCCGGCCAGTTCGAAGCCTGCGCTCCATGCTTTTTCGACTTCGTAAACATCATCATCCTCGAAACCGAACCTGAGAAAGGCCGTTAGGTAATCGGTGATCGCCTGATCGAAACTGATGCCGGCGCCCCATCCGTCATCGCTGTTCCCGGAACTGAAGTCGGGTTTGTCCGAGTGGTTGAGCCAGGCATAGAAGCGGTAGTTGCCAGGCCTCCCGAGCAGGAGCGGCTTGAAATGAAGCTGGGCAATGCCGAAGCCGTCGCGGTCGAGGTCTTCCCATTCGCTCTTGCCCCAGCCGGCGGCCATTTCGACCCAGTCGGCGGGATATGCGGTTGCGACGGCGCCGGGCCCATTATCCGGGAATTCGACCGCAATCGAATTCACCAGCGCCGAATTGAGGAACTCATATCGTTCGTCATTGGCGACTTCGTTCGTATCGAAGTAATTGGTCATATCGAGTTTGCCGGCGACCAGCGTGAGGCGCTCAGGGATGACAGAATGCTGATACCACGCTTCGCTGATTTCGAGGCGGCTCTCGGAGTCGAGCGCATCATCATTGACGTTGTGATAGAGAAGGGCGAGTTCATCGGTAAGACCCTCTCCCTGGCCCGCCTCAATCAGGATGAAGGCATGTCCGCGCTCTCCTATAGGGGATTCGATCTCGAAGTCGGCCGACCACGAGCCATCGATGGTGTCGCTCTTCTCTCCGCTGAGGTCCTCGGCGTCGATGCTTCCCTGCACGATACCGGTCAGCGCCGCCGCAACGCTCAAATCGCCCAACTGCTTCCCTATGTCGGCTCTTTCGTGCAACAGATGCTTGTCGATGTGCGGCGCCAGGCGGGCGGCGGTTTCGGGCGAATGCATCTGCTCCCTCATCTCTTCGATGAGTAGCTGCTGCTCCTTCATTTGCTCGGATTGTTGTTCGACAACCTGCTGCAACTCGATCACCATCTGTTTCAAGTCGCGCAGTTCCTGCTCGATTGGAACATCCTGCGCCGCCGCAGAGGTGGGCAGCGCCGTAACAAGCGCAGTTAAGAGGAGCGCTTGAATCTTGCGGCTCCACGTCGTCATATCGGTTCTCCTTCCGCTGTCATTTGCGATCTGGTTTCAGCTTCGCTCGCTCCGGGGACAGACACCGTTCTATGCCCTCAGGCATACTTGTTGCTCTGGGACAGGCACCATTCTACGAATTCAAAAAGACGTGAATTCCGTAAATGGAGCCAGTCCCCGTCGCATCCCGTAAATGGAGCCAGCCCCGTCGCCTGGACACGACTCCCGCAGGCATCATTTCGCGGTTTTCGGAAAGATATTCCGAAAAAAAATCACGAAGGCTGCACTGGCTTCGTGCCAGCGCAATTACCTTCGTGGTAAGGAATCGAAATGATGCTGTGTCGTCGCATCCGGGCCTTCGTGGCCCGGTTTTCGCGGATTCTCAGCTCTTCTCGAGAATGATCTTGTGGTCCATCAGGCGTATCTCTTTCAGCCGGGCATTGACTTTCTTCTGTTCACCGAAAACGCTGAGGAGATAGACGCTGTCGCCCTCGGGGCGGATGATATCCACGCTCTCGAGATACAACTGCTCTTTGCCGTCTTCTACAAAATAGGCGTTTGCTTCACACATTGGATGGTTCCCTTACAAGTGCACTGATGCGGCGGGCGAGTTCTTCGATCAGGTGAGGGATCGGCTCGTCCTTGAGTCCAACCAGTTCGATCTCGGCCGACTTGAGCGGCATCACGATCTTGCGACCCCGGCTCTGTACGAGGGCCTCCACCATTGCGGGGGTAATCTCACCCAGCATCGAGTGCGGTTGCAGGATCGCCAGCGCGCCCGTAATAACATCGAGGCGCGGCGCGGTCTGGCGGATCGCATTCTCGCCGGACGCGCCCTTGTTGGCGCCCGCTTTCATCATTGCGACGGTGGCGATGGCATTGGTGCCAAGGGCGATGATCTCGGTCTCTTCGGGAAGCGCCTTCCGTAGGCGCTCGACCACGTGTGCTCCGATCCCTCCGCCCTGTCCGTCCACCACGCCGACTATCACATCTGCACCTGTTCCTGATAAGACAGAGTTGCCACATCACAGCATAACAGAATCGCAAGAACGTAGTCAAGCGTTTGCGAAGGCGCATCCGCACGCTTGCGAAGAGCAAAGCGTTCGCATCCGCAGATTCCGCAGATTCTCGCAGATGAAAGACCGATTCCGCTGCAGCCCCCCTTTGGTAGGGCCGAATTCATTCGGCCGGTCTTGAATGTGCGAATAAATTCGCACCTACCATAGCGCGGTTGAACCCGAGAGTGGGGGTTTTGCAGCAGAATTAAAGACCGACATTTCAACGACAAAAGAAACCTCGAGCTTTTGTCGGTTTCCTCTTCGTATCTTTTGATCCTGAAGATTGTCATTTAGTCTTTTCTCGAATCCGCGAAAGCTTGTCCCGGACCCGATCCGGGATCTGCGGAAGAATCCTTTTCTTTACGACGTTTCTCGCCCGGGCGGCCACGCCGGCATGCCTCTAAATCCGCGAAAATCTGCGGAATCTGCGGATTAATAGTCTTCGTCTTTAATCCGCGTTAATCCGTGGTCCAATAATCTTCGTCTTTAATCCGCGGAATCAGCGGATGAAAAGGTCTTGGCTCATGCGTCAAAATGACCATCGGCTTGACTTTACCCAAGGATTTGTATACTATTCTTCTTAAAAGGTCTCATTTTGCTACAACGCGATCGAGGACCAATGCCTGCACCCGCTCAGTCGGACCGATATCACAAGCTTGTTGAAATCAGCAATCTGATTAATTCCACCATCGAAATAGATTCTCTTCTCGACCTTGTCATAGATACCGTTTCTTCCGCGTTGGATGCCGAAGGCTGCTCGCTCGTGTTGAGGCAGCCGGGCACGGATGAGCTTCAGTTTCGCCACGCCTCGGGCGCCGCGAAAGAGGAAGTAAAGAAGATTCGGCTGAAATTGGGCGAAGGCGTGGCGGGGCTGGTCGCGCTGGATGGCCGGCCGATACTGATACCCGATGCGCGCTCCGACAGCAGGGTGCGCCACGATATCTCTCGGAAGGTAGGCATGCCGGTTCGCAGCATGTTGTGCGCGCCGCTCTCGGTGGGGGGCAAGCTTGTCGGCTCGATCGAGGTGCTCAATCCCCGAAACAAACCCTCCTTTGATGAAGAAGATCTCAAGTTCTTGACCGCAGTCAGTGAATCCATTGCCATTTCAGTGCGCAACGCGCGCCTGTTCGACCTGGTGAGCTCCGAAAAGGAGGCGCTCAGCCGCGCGCTCGGGCTGCACCCCACAATCGTTGGCAACAGCGAGGCGATGCAATCCATCTTTGCGATGATCTATCGCATCATGCGCACCGACGTCACCGTGCTCATAACCGGCGAGACCGGCACCGGCAAGGGGCTTCTGGCGCGCTTCATTCATGAGAACAGCCCCCGCCGCCATCAGCTTATCGTGGAGGTCAATTGCGCGGCAATTCCGGAGACGCTCATCGAGTCGGAACTGTTCGGCCATGAGAAGGGCGCCTTCACCGGCGCCACGTATCAGCGCAAGGGAAAATTCGAGCTGGCCGATAACGGGACACTGTGTCTCGATGAGATCGGAGACCTCTCTC of Candidatus Abyssobacteria bacterium SURF_5 contains these proteins:
- the cbiQ gene encoding cobalt ECF transporter T component CbiQ, translated to MLEQDFSAGSSWIHRLDPRVKIISATGFSVVTALLSRHPALASAACAAFVLIVQAQLPVRPLLRRLVIVNFFVLFLWLTLPIRLAGAAPIQLGPVGIAPDGFSLALILTIKSNAIVAAGIALLATNRPAEIARGLHRLRVPAKIVQILLFMLRYLSEIEREYGWMKAAMTMRGFRPTNNLRTYKAYAHLIGLLLIVSYEKAQAIHAAMLCRGFDGRFYVLDERPRSRADMLFAASMAAVLMLLLYLQLV
- a CDS encoding DUF3842 family protein; translation: MIVGVVDGQGGGIGAHVVERLRKALPEETEIIALGTNAIATVAMMKAGANKGASGENAIRQTAPRLDVITGALAILQPHSMLGEITPAMVEALVQSRGRKIVMPLKSAEIELVGLKDEPIPHLIEELARRISALVREPSNV
- a CDS encoding CooT family nickel-binding protein, which produces MCEANAYFVEDGKEQLYLESVDIIRPEGDSVYLLSVFGEQKKVNARLKEIRLMDHKIILEKS
- a CDS encoding DUF4198 domain-containing protein, with the translated sequence MNKITPFVFLMLFSVAAPAYGHFQMLVPSTDIVSPADNKEVSLRLMFIHPMEGTAMDMAEPAEFGVFAGGKKHDLLKSLEGAPCKGRSAFQASYTIRRPGDHVFYVKPAPYWEPAEGLMIVHYTKVVVNALGLEEGWDAELGYEMEIVPLTRPYGLWAGNLFRGIVKKNGVPLPFAEVEVEYYNQDGKVQPPADPFITQVIKTDAGGVFSYAMPRAGWWGFSALSESEHKLKNPDGEEVPVEVGGLMWINVRDMK
- the cbiM gene encoding cobalt transporter CbiM, producing the protein MHISEGVLTAPVLITGTGLTAAGVACGLRKMDYDRIPQVAITASAFFVASLIHVPVGPASMHLVLNGLTGILLGWAAFPAVLSALFLQAIVFQFGGLTTLGVNTFNLALPAVVCYLLFGRLVRGKRAAVSAAASFLAGAAAIALSGILVAFTLLLSGNSFLVAARIIVLAHVPIMIIEGILTMLVVGFLKKVKIEVLEAPHERTHTRV
- a CDS encoding GAF domain-containing protein; translation: MPAPAQSDRYHKLVEISNLINSTIEIDSLLDLVIDTVSSALDAEGCSLVLRQPGTDELQFRHASGAAKEEVKKIRLKLGEGVAGLVALDGRPILIPDARSDSRVRHDISRKVGMPVRSMLCAPLSVGGKLVGSIEVLNPRNKPSFDEEDLKFLTAVSESIAISVRNARLFDLVSSEKEALSRALGLHPTIVGNSEAMQSIFAMIYRIMRTDVTVLITGETGTGKGLLARFIHENSPRRHQLIVEVNCAAIPETLIESELFGHEKGAFTGATYQRKGKFELADNGTLCLDEIGDLSPRAQAKLLRAIEEQQFERIGSNTTITTDVRLIATTNRDLALAVKAGDFREDLYYRLNQIQIHLPSLKERREDIMLIVEHYLEQYSRQFDKKIASISVPAKNFLLDYDWPGNVRELKNMLKRALLLCDEDEIKCEHLPLLIQPGSEKETVAGAQMFPNLNDLEKTHIIAALQRAEGVKKKAAEMLGISRSTLDRKIEAHKIVL
- a CDS encoding DUF1614 domain-containing protein, encoding MTRFIENPVIHELSAASVLILIKEKKRRMVPYFPFYGSVGVLVALLLLLVFLLIEVNVIHYAFEKIGINHRYVFLVLLLSFIGSAVNIPLFELPGHVPTVENQINSYGFEIFVPAHGVTVAINVGGALIPTLVSIFLLVKMDHVLRAVLAVVVVSALSFYFATLVPGVGITIPAFIPPVTAALCAILLCRKEAPQIAYISGSLGTLIGADLLNLGNIAVLGSEFVSIGGAGTFDGIFFSSIIAVLLVSI